Proteins encoded in a region of the Gammaproteobacteria bacterium genome:
- a CDS encoding DUF484 family protein, with translation MKNESGAAHQLPDAAAETVTADQVAAYLSENPDFFLAHQELLAELTLPHESGQAVSLLERQVSLLRERNYSTREQLGNLLENASKNDQFFEITRSLVLALLRADSADRMIESVRDTFLAQDAIDACELILDPRYNPDSAPGEAPSQELAVTFADVFRLNHTHCGKPSAEQLNCLFGDQGSLIRSTALCPIMHDDKTLGILAIASRKNHYFNVNLDTLFLDFIGSAIAAMLEGHLSR, from the coding sequence ATGAAGAACGAATCAGGCGCAGCCCATCAGCTGCCAGACGCCGCGGCAGAAACAGTTACAGCAGACCAGGTGGCTGCCTACCTGAGCGAGAACCCGGACTTCTTTCTTGCCCATCAGGAACTGCTGGCCGAGCTGACCCTGCCCCACGAGAGCGGCCAGGCGGTTTCCCTGCTGGAACGGCAGGTCTCGCTGCTCAGAGAGCGCAACTACTCGACCCGGGAGCAACTGGGCAATCTGTTGGAGAACGCCAGCAAGAATGACCAGTTTTTCGAAATTACCCGCAGCCTGGTGCTGGCGCTGTTGCGCGCGGATTCGGCGGACAGGATGATCGAGTCGGTGCGGGACACATTTCTCGCCCAGGATGCCATCGATGCCTGCGAACTGATACTCGATCCCCGCTACAACCCGGATTCCGCTCCCGGCGAAGCCCCGTCACAGGAGCTGGCGGTAACCTTTGCCGATGTCTTCAGGCTCAATCATACCCACTGCGGTAAACCGTCTGCTGAGCAACTCAACTGCCTGTTTGGCGATCAGGGAAGCCTCATCAGATCAACCGCGCTGTGCCCCATCATGCACGACGACAAGACACTGGGAATCCTCGCAATTGCCAGTCGGAAAAACCATTATTTCAACGTCAACCTTGACACTCTGTTTCTGGATTTCATTGGCAGCGCCATTGCCGCCATGCTGGAAGGCCATCTCTCCCGGTAA
- the dapF gene encoding diaminopimelate epimerase — translation MKVPFTKMHGLGNDFLVLDLVTNPVQLSSERIHQLADRHFGVGFDQLLQIEPASSPDVDFDYRIYNADGQEVEHCGNGARCFARFVHDHGLTDRNPIRVKTVNRVLELAIQPDGQVTVDMGRPIFNPADIPFRTSEPARLYRRTLELDGRSMAVEFSALSMGNPHAVLVVDKLASTPVEALGKALGSHPDFPAGVNVGFMEIENSSRVKLRVFERGAGETLACGTGACAAMVAGRRLGLLDATVQLTLRGGELTVSWDQGSDSVMMTGPARTVFEGSFEL, via the coding sequence ATGAAAGTACCATTCACCAAGATGCATGGCCTGGGGAATGATTTCCTCGTGCTGGATCTGGTCACTAATCCGGTGCAACTGAGCAGCGAGCGAATCCATCAGCTGGCGGATCGCCATTTCGGGGTCGGTTTTGACCAGTTGCTGCAGATAGAGCCCGCCAGCAGCCCCGATGTGGATTTCGACTATCGCATTTACAATGCCGACGGGCAGGAAGTTGAACACTGTGGCAATGGTGCCCGGTGTTTTGCCAGGTTTGTGCACGATCACGGTTTGACCGACAGGAACCCCATCCGGGTAAAAACAGTCAACCGGGTCCTGGAGCTGGCTATTCAGCCTGATGGCCAGGTTACGGTAGATATGGGTAGGCCAATTTTCAATCCTGCCGACATACCTTTCAGGACTTCCGAACCGGCCAGACTCTATCGACGCACACTGGAACTCGATGGAAGATCGATGGCGGTGGAATTTTCCGCACTCTCCATGGGAAACCCCCATGCCGTGCTTGTTGTGGATAAATTGGCCAGTACGCCGGTGGAGGCCCTTGGTAAAGCACTTGGAAGCCATCCGGATTTCCCTGCGGGGGTCAACGTGGGCTTCATGGAGATAGAAAACAGCAGCCGGGTGAAACTGCGGGTATTTGAGCGCGGGGCAGGAGAAACCCTGGCTTGTGGTACCGGAGCCTGCGCCGCCATGGTGGCAGGCCGACGCCTGGGCCTGTTAGACGCAACCGTGCAGCTTACTTTGCGGGGCGGCGAACTGACAGTGTCCTGGGATCAGGGTAGCGATTCGGTCATGATGACCGGCCCGGCCAGAACAGTATTCGAGGGGAGTTTTGAACTATGA
- the lysA gene encoding diaminopimelate decarboxylase has protein sequence MEAFSYRHGELFAEQVSLTELADRHGTPCFVYSRASLESNYQAYEEALRDTPHLICYAVKANSNLAVLQVLARLGAGFDIVSAGELQRVIRAGGDPEKVIFSGVGKSVEEIEMALEVGIHCFNVESEAELVRISQVATRLGRQAPVSLRVNPDVDAGTHPYISTGLKENKFGIDSDAALGVYQQAAKLPNIEVIGIDCHIGSQLTDIAPYLDTLDRLLSIIDQLDQSGISIRHLDLGGGLGVTYKSEQPPTPGQLVTAIQQRLSGRNLTLLLEPGRSIAANAGIFLTRVEYIKETPDKQFVIVDGAMNDLLRPALYGAWQNIIAVRPRDEAVPVVCDVVGPVCESADFLGKDRQLAVQAGDLLAVCSAGAYGFVMSSNYNSRNRVPEVMVDGEQSFLVRQRETLADQLSLEQLLPV, from the coding sequence ATGGAAGCATTTTCGTACAGGCACGGTGAACTGTTCGCCGAGCAGGTGTCATTGACAGAGTTGGCCGATCGCCACGGTACGCCCTGCTTCGTCTACTCGCGGGCGAGCCTTGAAAGCAATTACCAGGCCTATGAAGAAGCCCTGCGCGACACACCGCATCTGATCTGCTATGCCGTCAAAGCCAATTCCAACCTGGCCGTGCTGCAGGTATTGGCCCGGCTGGGTGCCGGCTTCGATATCGTGTCCGCCGGTGAACTGCAGCGGGTAATCAGGGCGGGTGGAGACCCGGAGAAGGTGATTTTCTCCGGCGTCGGCAAGTCTGTCGAAGAAATAGAAATGGCGCTGGAGGTCGGTATTCACTGCTTCAATGTTGAATCAGAAGCCGAGCTGGTGCGTATCAGCCAGGTAGCGACACGTCTGGGGCGCCAGGCACCGGTATCGTTGCGGGTGAATCCTGACGTGGATGCCGGCACTCATCCTTATATTTCCACCGGCCTGAAGGAAAACAAGTTCGGTATCGACAGCGACGCTGCCCTGGGGGTTTACCAGCAGGCGGCGAAGCTGCCAAATATCGAAGTGATAGGAATCGACTGCCACATCGGTTCACAGCTCACCGACATCGCCCCCTACCTGGACACGCTGGATCGGCTGCTGAGTATCATCGATCAGCTCGACCAGAGCGGCATATCGATCAGACATCTGGACCTGGGCGGCGGGCTTGGCGTGACTTATAAGTCCGAACAGCCGCCGACACCCGGCCAGCTTGTCACGGCGATCCAGCAACGGCTGAGTGGCAGAAACCTGACCCTGCTGCTGGAACCGGGCCGTTCAATAGCCGCCAATGCCGGCATCTTCCTGACCAGAGTGGAATATATCAAGGAGACTCCGGACAAGCAGTTTGTCATTGTCGACGGCGCCATGAACGACCTGTTGCGCCCGGCCCTCTATGGAGCCTGGCAGAATATCATTGCTGTGCGGCCACGGGACGAAGCCGTCCCGGTGGTTTGCGACGTGGTGGGGCCGGTCTGTGAGTCCGCCGACTTTCTAGGCAAAGACCGGCAGCTTGCCGTGCAGGCCGGGGACCTGTTGGCCGTGTGTTCCGCCGGCGCCTATGGTTTCGTGATGAGTTCCAACTACAACTCCCGCAATCGCGTCCCGGAAGTCATGGTGGACGGTGAGCAATCCTTTCTGGTGCGGCAACGGGAAACCCTGGCGGATCAACTGTCTCTGGAACAGCTGTTGCCGGTCTGA
- a CDS encoding lipoprotein: MTKIASLLLLATLAAGLTGCGQKGPLRRQDSGNLAVVIAAQAPETAFR; the protein is encoded by the coding sequence ATGACAAAGATCGCTTCACTACTTTTACTGGCCACCCTGGCCGCGGGCCTCACCGGCTGCGGGCAGAAAGGGCCTCTGAGGCGCCAGGATAGCGGTAACCTGGCCGTGGTCATAGCGGCACAGGCACCAGAAACAGCGTTCCGCTGA
- a CDS encoding ATP-binding cassette domain-containing protein produces the protein MIEISHLTKKFDQFTAVDDLSFTVSEGEVLGFLGPNGAGKSTTMKVITGFLGPTSGSVKIDGYDITTSPIEAKSLIGYLPEGAPSYGDMTTLDFLNFIAEVRGFRGDEVRQRVEHVIEEVALSEVRHQIIDTLSKGFKRRVGLAQAIMYDPKVLILDEPTDGLDPNQKHHVRELIRNLARDKIVIISTHILEEVNAVCTRAIIINHGRIVADGTPAELEARSRLHQAISIRLTGDYDLAADLRDVAGVDHVEQNAEDRLNYTILAKDGKPIFQTVSELAQAKSWPVSEFHINKGQLEDVFRTVTQGTN, from the coding sequence ATGATCGAAATAAGCCATCTGACTAAAAAATTCGACCAGTTCACGGCCGTCGACGATCTGAGCTTCACTGTCTCTGAAGGAGAAGTACTGGGATTTCTGGGTCCAAACGGTGCCGGTAAATCGACTACCATGAAGGTAATCACCGGTTTTCTCGGACCTACCAGTGGCTCGGTCAAGATCGATGGCTACGACATCACCACCAGCCCTATCGAGGCCAAATCTCTGATCGGTTATCTCCCCGAGGGTGCGCCCAGCTACGGCGACATGACAACCCTGGACTTCCTTAACTTCATTGCCGAAGTCAGGGGTTTCCGGGGCGATGAAGTGCGACAGCGCGTTGAACACGTCATCGAGGAGGTGGCTCTGTCGGAGGTGCGTCACCAGATCATCGATACCCTGTCCAAGGGATTCAAGCGCCGGGTGGGTCTTGCCCAGGCCATCATGTATGATCCCAAGGTGTTGATTCTGGACGAGCCCACCGACGGCCTGGATCCCAATCAGAAACACCATGTGCGGGAGCTGATCAGGAACCTGGCGCGGGACAAGATTGTCATTATCTCCACGCATATTCTCGAAGAAGTAAACGCCGTCTGCACCCGGGCTATCATCATCAATCACGGTCGTATCGTCGCCGATGGCACGCCTGCGGAACTGGAGGCGCGGTCCCGTCTGCACCAGGCCATCAGCATCCGGCTTACCGGGGATTATGATCTGGCTGCCGACCTCAGGGATGTAGCGGGGGTCGATCACGTGGAGCAGAACGCCGAAGACCGGCTCAATTACACCATTCTCGCCAAAGATGGAAAGCCGATATTTCAGACTGTTTCCGAACTGGCCCAGGCCAAGAGCTGGCCGGTGTCGGAATTTCACATCAACAAGGGGCAACTGGAAGACGTGTTCCGAACCGTGACCCAGGGTACGAACTAA
- a CDS encoding ABC transporter permease subunit — translation MNNLGIICKRELASYFATPLAYIFIVIFLIMNGIFTFDLGGFYLRGQADLLPFFSFHPWLYLFMVPAVAMGLWADERKTGTIELLMTLPVKLSEAVLGKFLAAWALTGIALALTFPLWLTVNYLGDPDNGVIFAAYLGSWFMAGGFLAIGSCMSASTRNPVIAFILTVSICFLFVVMGSPIVLNAFPEWLPQFIVDAFAAMGFMTHFDSISKGVLDIRDILFFAVFILAWLMASAVVIEIKKAN, via the coding sequence ATGAACAATTTAGGAATCATTTGTAAACGGGAACTGGCCAGTTATTTTGCGACCCCACTGGCCTACATCTTCATTGTTATTTTCCTGATCATGAACGGTATTTTCACTTTCGACCTGGGCGGTTTCTATCTCCGTGGTCAGGCGGATCTGTTGCCGTTCTTCAGCTTTCATCCCTGGTTATACCTGTTCATGGTGCCTGCGGTGGCCATGGGCCTGTGGGCTGATGAACGTAAGACCGGTACTATCGAGCTGTTGATGACCCTGCCGGTCAAACTGTCAGAAGCGGTACTGGGCAAGTTTCTCGCTGCGTGGGCACTGACCGGCATTGCCCTGGCCCTGACTTTCCCGCTCTGGCTTACCGTCAACTACCTGGGCGATCCCGACAATGGGGTCATCTTTGCCGCTTACCTCGGCAGCTGGTTCATGGCGGGGGGCTTCCTGGCCATAGGATCCTGTATGTCTGCCAGCACCAGGAATCCGGTGATAGCTTTTATTCTGACCGTCAGCATCTGTTTCCTGTTTGTGGTCATGGGCTCGCCCATCGTGCTTAACGCCTTTCCGGAGTGGCTGCCGCAGTTTATCGTCGATGCTTTTGCGGCAATGGGATTCATGACGCACTTCGATTCCATCAGCAAGGGAGTGCTGGATATCAGGGATATCCTGTTCTTTGCCGTGTTTATTCTGGCCTGGCTGATGGCCAGCGCTGTGGTCATCGAGATCAAGAAAGCCAACTAG
- a CDS encoding Gldg family protein — MNSKTLFSTTGLISIAVFLLFSVLVISLFPSIRVDLTEDNLYSLSEGTRNIVADLDKPIELIFFYSDRATEDVPQIRSYATRVQELLEEIVLASDGNLSLRLVDPEPFSEDEDLATGFGIQAVPITQGGEEVYFGLVVVEEPEDVATPMSALVSETMPLIRPDQEEFLEYEFMKLITRVENPDRQVVGLITELAVDGGFNPAFGQPTPAWMVMDIMRQLYEVRRVDITAGEIDEDIDILFIVHPEGLSDQMRYAIDQHILRNGKAMVFLDPNAESMIERNQFGTTIPAGFGSDIPDLLSAWGVEYDSLKVLTDADMALRVMLGQGSRPVSHLGMLGVQRNGLTADDIVTSRLEAVNVSSAGAISPAEGATTRFEPLLQSSSNAMLMNVGVFQDVDDPSVLFDEFESANQRFTIAARVSGVINSAFPEGAPVLEEEAEEAVSDEEAEATANGDQATDSDSDQEATEAEESAEEEPQREHLTTSAGEVNLIVFADTDVLGDRLWVQISQFLGQRIPQPFANNGDFVVNSLDNLSGGADLVSIRSRGRYSRPFTRVLDLQREADDRLRQEEAVLLDTLSASEETLNELSRDEEGNPILQITPEVQQEIDRVNGEILETRRRLRDVRFQLNADIERLGSNLKLINTVLIPVLLTILMLVLAWFRAQRRKPSGV; from the coding sequence ATGAACAGTAAGACTTTATTTTCTACGACCGGTCTGATCTCTATCGCGGTGTTCCTGCTGTTTTCTGTGCTGGTCATAAGCCTGTTTCCCTCCATTCGTGTGGATCTGACCGAAGACAATCTTTATTCGCTGTCGGAGGGAACCCGGAATATTGTTGCGGACCTCGATAAACCCATCGAGCTGATTTTCTTCTATTCTGATCGAGCCACCGAGGACGTTCCCCAGATACGTAGTTACGCAACCCGTGTGCAGGAACTGCTTGAGGAAATCGTTCTGGCCAGCGACGGCAATCTGTCTTTAAGACTGGTTGATCCAGAACCATTTTCTGAAGATGAGGATCTGGCTACGGGATTCGGCATTCAGGCAGTGCCCATCACCCAGGGGGGTGAGGAAGTTTATTTTGGTCTGGTGGTGGTCGAGGAGCCCGAAGATGTAGCCACGCCAATGTCAGCGCTGGTATCAGAGACCATGCCGCTGATTCGGCCCGACCAGGAAGAATTCCTGGAATATGAATTCATGAAGCTGATTACCCGGGTAGAAAACCCGGATCGACAGGTGGTCGGCCTGATTACTGAACTGGCAGTGGACGGCGGTTTCAATCCTGCTTTCGGGCAGCCGACTCCGGCCTGGATGGTCATGGACATCATGCGTCAGCTCTATGAAGTGCGCCGCGTGGACATAACCGCCGGTGAGATCGATGAGGATATCGATATCCTGTTTATCGTTCACCCGGAAGGCCTGTCAGATCAGATGCGTTATGCCATTGACCAGCACATTCTGCGCAATGGCAAGGCCATGGTGTTTCTGGACCCGAATGCCGAGTCCATGATCGAGCGTAATCAGTTCGGCACTACCATTCCGGCCGGCTTCGGTTCCGACATTCCTGACCTGCTGTCAGCCTGGGGAGTTGAGTACGACAGCCTGAAGGTTCTGACCGATGCGGATATGGCCTTGCGGGTCATGCTTGGCCAGGGCTCTCGACCGGTGTCCCATCTGGGCATGCTGGGCGTGCAGCGCAATGGCCTGACAGCCGACGATATCGTTACCAGCCGCCTGGAAGCGGTCAACGTCTCTTCGGCCGGTGCCATAAGCCCCGCCGAGGGCGCCACCACCCGCTTCGAACCGCTGTTGCAGTCGAGCAGCAATGCCATGCTCATGAATGTCGGTGTGTTTCAGGACGTGGATGACCCTTCAGTATTATTTGATGAATTTGAATCCGCCAACCAGCGCTTCACCATAGCCGCACGCGTCAGCGGCGTTATCAACTCGGCCTTCCCTGAAGGGGCGCCGGTTTTGGAAGAAGAAGCCGAAGAGGCCGTCAGTGACGAAGAGGCGGAAGCGACAGCGAATGGAGACCAGGCGACTGATAGCGATTCTGACCAGGAAGCCACCGAAGCGGAGGAAAGCGCTGAGGAGGAACCGCAACGGGAACACCTGACGACTTCCGCAGGCGAGGTAAACCTGATCGTGTTTGCCGACACAGATGTACTCGGTGACCGCTTATGGGTACAGATTTCCCAGTTCCTGGGACAACGTATTCCTCAGCCGTTTGCCAACAACGGCGACTTTGTAGTCAACAGCCTCGACAACCTCAGTGGTGGCGCTGACCTGGTAAGCATCCGCAGCCGCGGTCGCTACTCCAGGCCCTTTACCCGGGTGCTGGATCTGCAGCGGGAAGCCGATGATCGTCTGCGTCAGGAGGAAGCCGTATTGCTGGATACCCTGTCCGCTTCCGAGGAGACCCTCAACGAACTCAGCCGGGATGAGGAAGGAAATCCGATTCTGCAGATTACCCCTGAGGTTCAGCAGGAGATAGACCGGGTCAACGGCGAGATTCTGGAAACCCGTCGGCGACTGCGGGATGTGCGTTTTCAGTTGAACGCGGATATTGAGAGACTTGGCTCCAATTTAAAGCTTATCAATACGGTGCTGATCCCGGTCCTGCTGACAATTCTGATGCTGGTACTGGCCTGGTTCAGAGCTCAGCGGCGGAAACCGTCCGGCGTGTGA
- a CDS encoding ATP-binding protein, protein MTPLLTQVKRSLFLRLLLIFGLTVILIFAIIYISLQQLNQINSNQIIEIPDYFVRNFETIIIDDIGTPPDLEVAALLAQDLEWTIRIEHPVMVWRSDSDYRLPVELAEFSRTLSGDAEIRTWNDEDIIVVERNGYRFYMHQRFLDSTDFNYVVLYFGLGIAAIVLFLNYFLISRLLAPVRLLKEGAERIQHGDLGYRVQTDRQDELGELTASVNHMADSLQSMLEAKRQLLLAISHELRTPITRAKLQLEFMDDDKTKDALLDDINEIDLLISDLLEAERLNNTHSVLVTEEVDLSDFIESVVESFTSDSSKILFRGPEHDESFVLDKLRIRLLITNLLNNAVRHGRGNPINVNLGFVDDSATIEVIDQGEGIAEEHLVDITEPFYRADSARQRNTGGFGLGLYLCKLIAEAHGGSIVISSEVNKGTHITITIPREPPEFKSKN, encoded by the coding sequence ATGACGCCGCTGCTCACCCAGGTCAAGCGCTCACTTTTTCTTCGCCTGCTGCTGATCTTCGGCCTGACCGTCATTCTGATCTTTGCCATCATCTATATCTCTCTGCAACAGCTCAACCAGATCAACAGCAATCAGATTATCGAGATTCCGGATTATTTTGTCCGTAATTTCGAGACCATAATCATCGACGATATCGGCACACCTCCCGACCTGGAAGTGGCCGCGCTGCTGGCCCAGGATCTGGAGTGGACGATTCGCATCGAGCATCCGGTTATGGTCTGGCGCTCAGACAGCGATTACCGCCTGCCGGTCGAGCTGGCGGAGTTCAGCCGCACACTGTCCGGTGATGCTGAAATCCGCACCTGGAACGACGAGGACATCATCGTCGTAGAGCGTAATGGCTACCGCTTCTACATGCACCAACGCTTCCTCGATTCCACCGACTTCAATTACGTGGTGCTGTATTTCGGCCTGGGCATTGCCGCCATCGTACTGTTCCTGAACTATTTCCTGATCAGCCGTCTGCTGGCTCCTGTGAGATTGCTCAAGGAGGGGGCGGAGCGGATTCAGCACGGTGATCTGGGCTATCGTGTTCAGACTGACCGCCAGGATGAACTGGGCGAACTCACTGCCAGTGTAAACCACATGGCCGACTCGCTGCAGTCCATGCTGGAAGCGAAGCGACAACTGCTGCTCGCCATTAGCCACGAACTGCGCACACCCATCACCCGGGCCAAACTGCAGCTGGAATTCATGGACGATGACAAAACCAAGGATGCTCTGCTGGACGACATCAATGAAATCGATCTGCTGATTTCGGACCTGCTGGAAGCAGAGCGACTCAATAATACTCACTCGGTGCTGGTCACTGAAGAGGTCGACTTATCCGATTTTATCGAATCTGTAGTGGAAAGTTTTACCAGCGACAGCTCAAAAATACTGTTCAGGGGCCCTGAACATGACGAAAGTTTTGTCCTCGACAAGCTGCGCATCCGCCTGTTGATTACCAACCTGCTGAACAATGCGGTGCGACACGGCAGAGGCAACCCCATCAACGTGAATCTCGGGTTTGTCGACGACTCCGCCACCATCGAAGTTATCGACCAGGGGGAAGGTATTGCCGAGGAGCACCTGGTGGATATCACCGAACCTTTTTACCGGGCGGACAGCGCCCGGCAGCGCAACACCGGCGGTTTCGGTCTGGGCCTGTATCTCTGCAAGCTGATCGCCGAGGCCCATGGCGGCAGCATCGTAATCAGCAGCGAAGTGAACAAAGGCACCCACATCACCATCACCATTCCCCGTGAGCCTCCGGAATTCAAATCTAAAAACTAG
- a CDS encoding response regulator transcription factor, translated as MKNILIIDDDEKLCQLLTQYLERYDMTVHVAHLPSRGFELLRRIKPDLLILDVMLPEKDGFEICREIRAKSSVYGQLPILMLTAHGEVTDRIVGLELGADDYLSKPFEPRELVARIHNILRRTSDEGAAPKEVKPVDGLEIDLARREAKLDGELLELTTMEYELLLLFMQSPNKTFTRDELMNKLRGIDAELFSRAVDTLVSRLRHKLKDTSKTPRFIKTVWGRGYTFVGADK; from the coding sequence ATGAAAAATATCCTGATTATCGACGACGACGAAAAGCTGTGTCAGCTGCTGACACAGTACCTCGAGCGCTATGACATGACGGTGCACGTGGCCCATTTGCCGTCGCGCGGCTTCGAACTCCTCAGGCGTATCAAACCGGATCTGCTGATACTCGACGTCATGCTGCCTGAAAAAGACGGATTTGAAATCTGTCGGGAAATACGCGCCAAGTCTTCTGTTTATGGTCAGTTGCCCATCCTCATGCTCACTGCCCATGGGGAGGTAACCGATCGGATCGTTGGCCTGGAGCTGGGCGCCGACGACTACCTTTCCAAACCCTTCGAACCCCGGGAACTGGTAGCCAGAATCCATAACATTCTCCGCCGCACGAGTGACGAAGGTGCGGCCCCGAAAGAAGTCAAGCCGGTGGACGGGCTTGAAATAGACTTAGCACGCCGAGAAGCCAAGCTGGATGGCGAGTTGCTGGAACTGACCACCATGGAGTACGAACTGCTCCTGCTGTTCATGCAGTCTCCCAACAAGACATTTACTCGTGACGAGTTGATGAACAAATTGCGTGGCATCGATGCGGAGTTATTTTCCCGGGCCGTGGACACACTAGTCAGTCGCCTGCGACATAAGTTGAAGGATACGTCCAAAACTCCTCGGTTTATCAAAACCGTGTGGGGACGTGGCTACACTTTTGTCGGGGCGGATAAATGA
- a CDS encoding ATP-binding cassette domain-containing protein yields MISLQNASLHRGAKLLFEEASLVIHNGQKLGVVGRNGTGKSSLFACLQGRLGLDQGQLSLPDGLRIAAMAQETGGTSRSGVDHVIDGDDHYRQLEKQLLEAEQADDQQQVGRLHGELDQIDGYTVRHRAEKLLSGLGFKPAEFDRPVSSFSGGWRVRLNLAAALMSPSDLLLLDEPTNHLDLEATLWLEQWLVGYQGTLLIISHDREFLDKVIGHVVSFENGRLQLYKGNFSAFEKQRAARLALERSFFEKQQRRRTEIEDFVRRFRAKATKAKQAQSRIKELQRMEDIVLAHVDSPFQFRFREPVKLPEHLLGIHHLDIGFSEPLVRDVNLAIQAGSRIGLLGVNGCGKSTLLKILAGELAPLAGEVQTARHLRVGYFAQHQVDVLDADASPLELFLRLDPEADEQTGRDYLGGFDFRGDRADNRIKQFSGGEKVRLALATIAWQKPNLLLLDEPTNHLDLDMRQALSVALQEFDGAIIIVSHDRYLLNNTVNEFYAISEGQLSRFDGDLKDYERQVQASAGYGQQGDSGDSPGQVDRLDKRAQRQQAAARRSELAPLRKEIARLETRMEKVSSRLGVIEQALLESELYEEQNRKRLKDLLQEQGNLKNELEEIEETWLELSEQYQEP; encoded by the coding sequence ATGATATCCCTTCAGAATGCCAGCCTGCATCGAGGAGCCAAGCTTCTTTTTGAGGAGGCGAGCCTGGTTATACATAACGGGCAGAAGCTGGGCGTCGTGGGCCGAAACGGAACCGGCAAGTCGAGCCTGTTCGCCTGCCTGCAGGGGCGGCTGGGCCTCGACCAGGGGCAGCTCAGTCTGCCGGACGGATTGCGAATAGCCGCCATGGCGCAGGAAACCGGGGGAACCTCCCGTAGCGGCGTCGACCATGTCATAGATGGCGATGATCACTATCGGCAGCTTGAGAAGCAGCTGCTGGAGGCGGAGCAGGCTGACGATCAGCAGCAGGTGGGCCGACTGCATGGTGAACTGGATCAGATAGACGGTTACACGGTCAGGCACCGGGCTGAAAAACTGCTGTCCGGCCTGGGATTCAAACCTGCTGAGTTCGACAGGCCGGTCAGCAGTTTTTCCGGTGGCTGGCGGGTTCGCCTGAATCTTGCGGCGGCATTGATGAGCCCCTCCGACCTGCTGTTGCTGGACGAGCCCACCAACCACCTGGACCTGGAAGCAACACTATGGCTCGAGCAGTGGCTGGTCGGTTACCAGGGTACCTTGCTGATCATTTCCCATGATCGTGAATTTCTGGATAAAGTCATTGGTCATGTGGTCAGCTTTGAGAACGGCAGGCTGCAGTTATACAAGGGTAATTTCAGTGCCTTCGAAAAGCAGCGCGCTGCCAGGCTGGCGCTGGAGCGATCATTCTTCGAGAAGCAGCAGCGGCGCCGCACCGAGATTGAAGATTTTGTCAGGCGTTTCAGGGCCAAGGCGACCAAGGCGAAACAGGCGCAGAGCCGGATCAAGGAACTCCAGCGCATGGAGGACATTGTGCTGGCCCATGTGGATTCCCCATTTCAGTTCCGGTTCCGCGAGCCGGTCAAGCTGCCTGAGCACCTGTTAGGGATTCATCACCTGGATATAGGTTTCAGCGAGCCACTGGTCAGGGATGTCAATCTGGCTATCCAGGCCGGCAGCCGAATTGGTTTGTTGGGGGTGAATGGCTGTGGCAAGTCGACTTTGCTGAAAATACTGGCGGGAGAACTGGCTCCTCTCGCCGGTGAAGTGCAGACTGCCCGACATCTTCGGGTCGGATACTTTGCCCAGCACCAGGTGGATGTGCTGGATGCCGATGCCTCGCCGCTGGAGCTTTTCCTGCGCCTGGACCCGGAAGCCGATGAGCAGACCGGCCGGGACTACCTTGGCGGTTTCGATTTTCGTGGCGATCGCGCCGACAATCGGATTAAACAGTTCTCCGGCGGAGAAAAAGTACGGCTGGCGTTGGCAACCATTGCCTGGCAGAAGCCCAACCTGCTGTTGCTTGATGAACCGACCAACCATCTTGACCTGGATATGCGCCAGGCTCTCAGCGTCGCCCTGCAGGAGTTCGACGGGGCGATCATTATTGTCTCGCACGACCGCTACCTGTTAAACAACACAGTGAACGAGTTCTACGCTATCAGTGAGGGCCAGTTATCCCGTTTTGACGGTGATCTGAAGGATTACGAGAGACAGGTTCAGGCCAGCGCCGGCTACGGGCAACAGGGAGACAGCGGTGACAGCCCAGGCCAGGTCGACCGGCTGGATAAGCGGGCACAGCGCCAGCAGGCGGCGGCCAGGCGTTCCGAGTTGGCCCCGTTAAGAAAAGAGATAGCGAGACTGGAAACTCGCATGGAGAAAGTCAGCAGTCGTCTGGGCGTGATTGAGCAGGCGCTGCTGGAGTCGGAGCTATATGAAGAGCAGAATCGTAAGCGACTTAAGGACCTGTTGCAGGAGCAGGGCAACCTCAAGAATGAGCTGGAAGAAATTGAGGAAACGTGGCTGGAACTGAGTGAACAATACCAGGAGCCCTGA